GATAAATGGCAAGTGTATAAGTCGTTGCCGTAATGAAGGCTGTATGTTTTCAATATGTTCCGACGATGAATAGCCTAATTCAGGGGTGCTGTTTTTGTATTTGTAAATATAATGAAATACCAAAAGGGGAATTATAAGCAATAGTAAGAGGAGCCATGGCTGGGCAAGATATATGTTGAGTATGCTAAGTATCATTGCTTATTCACTTATTTTTTTATCTTTATCTGTTGAAGTAGTATTTTCTGGTTTGGACTCAAAGACAGGCTGTGGTTTTGTTTGCTCAACAAATACAACACCATTTTTCAGGCTTGAGTCGTGCTCGTCGGGTAATGGTTGAAATTTAGCAAACTTTACCATATCGGCAAGTACAAGTATTTTTTCCAGCCTGCGGATTTCTCCTTCCGGTATTTGTTTTGTTTTTAATGATGCAATTACATCGAACGTAACCATCTCCATAGCTTCAACATGAAACTGGTCTTCAAGATAGGTACGTAAAATATCCGTCAACCTTGTATGAAATTCTTTGTTTTTCCCTGCTTGCCAGAGTTTTTCAATACGAAGGTTTTCCAGTTCTTTGAGCGCTTTTTCGTAAGGAGGTATCTTTGGCTTTTGTGGCAGGTTTATGATGGGTTCTTTTTTGCGTATCTTTCTGATTATATAAATAGCAGCAAAAAGTATAGCCAAAGCACCCAATCCCAGTAAAACCCATGGCAATATTTCTCTCCAGGTTAATGGCTCTCCCAGAGGTGTTTTAATGTCTTTGATGTCTTGCGTGGTATCCACGGCAACAGTTCTTACATAAAGCATTATAGGCATTGTGCCAACAAGGAAATTTGATGTGTCATCAGGCATTTTGTATGAAAACACCAGGGGGGGAATCGCAAAAGCGCCGGAGTCAAATGAAACAATATTCAGTGATTGAGAAATTGTAGTATATTTCTTATCAGCAGAAAAGCTTGTGTCCATTTTCATACGCGACACTACTTCAATTTCTTTGGTAAGTGTGTCGGCAATAAACGGGAAAGAAGGCGTTGCTTTTGATGGGAAAGTGAAAGAATAAGAATATTTGACTTGGTCCCCAATCAATATATTATTGGAATCTAAAGAAGCTATGGCTTCAGGTTTTTGTGAAAAAGTTAATACAGGGGTAAAACAAAAAAACATAAAATTTATTAAAACCAGCCATTTAGCGATATGTTTCATAACTATAACCTTGAACCTCTTTTCTTAAATAGTTTAATAAGCGGTTTAATAAAATCTTCATTGGTATTTATAACAGCCACATCCATGCGGCTTTTCAGAAAAATACCCTGAAGTCTTTTTTCGTGTTGTTGCCAGCGGTATTTATGTGTTTTGCGGAACTCTTCGGATGAAGTATCAACCCAAAAGATTTTATTGTTTTCAAAATCTCTAAGCCTGAGCAATCCTACTGACGGCATTTCTGTTTCCCTTTTGTCAATGATGCGTATGCCCACAAGGTCATGCTTTCTGGATGCAATTTTAATGGCATCTGAGAAATTAATATCCATAAAATCAGTCAGCAGAAAAGCCGTACAGCGTTTTTTTATGGCATTAGTAAGAAAACGAAGGGGTTCGGATAACTTTGTCAGGTTACTTTCAGGCTTGAAATCCACAAGTTCACGAATGATACGCAAGATATGTGAAGTGCCTTTTTTTGGAGGAATAAACTTTTCAATGCGGTCACTGAAAAAGATTACGCCCACTTTGTCATTATTTTGTATTGCAGAGAAGGCAAGCACGGCAGCAATTTCTATAATTTTTTCGGTTTTAAGCTGTTGTTGCGTGCCAAAATTATTAGAACCGCTTACATCTATGAGGAGCATTACCGTGAGTTCGCGTTCTTCTTCAAAAATTTTAACATAAGGGTGGCTGAATCGGGCTGTAACATTCCAGTCAATGGAGCGAATATCATCGCCATAATTATATTCACGTACTTCGCTGAAAGCCATACCCCGTCCTTTAAAAGCGCTGTGATATTGCCCAGAAAAAATCTGGTTGGTTAGTCCCCGCGATTTTATTTCAATTTTCCGAACCCGTTTCAGTAATTCCGACGTTTCCACAAAATGAATTTAATCATTATACAATTTCAAACTTCTAACTTCCAACCTCTTTTAT
This region of Bacteroidales bacterium genomic DNA includes:
- a CDS encoding DUF58 domain-containing protein — protein: METSELLKRVRKIEIKSRGLTNQIFSGQYHSAFKGRGMAFSEVREYNYGDDIRSIDWNVTARFSHPYVKIFEEERELTVMLLIDVSGSNNFGTQQQLKTEKIIEIAAVLAFSAIQNNDKVGVIFFSDRIEKFIPPKKGTSHILRIIRELVDFKPESNLTKLSEPLRFLTNAIKKRCTAFLLTDFMDINFSDAIKIASRKHDLVGIRIIDKRETEMPSVGLLRLRDFENNKIFWVDTSSEEFRKTHKYRWQQHEKRLQGIFLKSRMDVAVINTNEDFIKPLIKLFKKRGSRL